In one window of Shewanella goraebulensis DNA:
- a CDS encoding efflux RND transporter permease subunit, whose product MLEKLVNGFETHLFRNRMWVILSFVLITVFLGYQASQLQMDAAFSKNIPLNHEYMKTYTKHQKDFGGANRIMVSVEDTSGNIFNPEYFDTLKKVHDELFFIPGVERSQVKSLYSPSTRFTEVVEDGFAGGPVIPADFRNDDYGLNVVRDNVEKAGIVGRLVSNDYSSAMLTAQLMDFVAKTDEEMAESEGAEKDITTKPLNTIQFAKQLEQQLRGKYETDTIKIHIIGFAKMAGDVAEGAQGVLLFFLIAILITAVMVYLFSKSLILTILPLVCSLVAVTWQLGLLTVVGFGLDPMSILVPFLVFAIGVSHGVQMINAVRRRVLDGQNTKAASASAFRSLLVPGGVALLSDTVGFLTLLAIDIGIIRELAISASLGVAVIILTNLILLPLVISYTTIKPTKEDPVKKAKIENLWRSLSRFATPKYAVIVLTCTAILYGFGFQQASNMKIGDLQGGAPALHLDSRYNQDTFHITDNYSITTDYMTVIVEATPEACTYHEILNEIDQFEWMVGNTPGVESTASLASVSKRVNAGFNEGNPKWQVLPRTTASLVQAVGQVPTTSGLLNGNCSVMPVFLFLKDHKAETIEVVVAKVKQVAEQLNTDTLQFKLASGPVGVMAATNEAVSEAQLPMMIYVYGAVFVLCLISFRSIKATVAVIVPLYVVSTLAQALMTWLDIGLAVSTLPVIALGVGIGVDYGIYILSTMSGKLTQGMAVQQAYFEALVERGSAVIFTGLTLAIGVSTWFFSALKFQMDMGILLTFMFLVNMLGAIIILPALSAVFWRKPK is encoded by the coding sequence ATGTTAGAAAAACTGGTCAATGGATTTGAAACCCATCTTTTTAGAAACCGCATGTGGGTGATTTTATCATTCGTGCTTATCACTGTTTTTCTTGGTTACCAAGCTAGCCAATTACAAATGGACGCGGCTTTCAGCAAAAATATACCGCTAAATCATGAATACATGAAAACCTATACTAAGCATCAAAAAGACTTTGGTGGTGCAAATAGGATCATGGTGTCTGTTGAAGATACCAGCGGAAATATATTTAATCCTGAGTACTTTGATACGCTTAAAAAAGTTCATGATGAACTGTTTTTCATTCCTGGTGTAGAACGCTCGCAAGTTAAGTCGTTATATTCTCCTTCAACACGTTTCACAGAAGTGGTCGAAGATGGCTTTGCCGGCGGCCCGGTTATTCCTGCTGATTTTCGCAATGATGACTATGGACTCAATGTTGTCCGCGATAACGTTGAGAAAGCGGGTATCGTTGGTCGATTAGTGTCTAATGATTATTCTTCAGCTATGTTAACAGCTCAGTTAATGGATTTCGTGGCAAAAACTGATGAAGAAATGGCAGAATCTGAAGGGGCTGAAAAAGATATAACGACTAAGCCACTTAATACCATTCAATTTGCTAAGCAATTAGAACAGCAATTACGCGGCAAGTACGAAACAGATACCATCAAAATTCATATTATCGGTTTTGCTAAGATGGCCGGTGATGTAGCAGAAGGCGCGCAAGGCGTATTACTGTTCTTTTTAATCGCAATATTAATTACTGCGGTGATGGTTTACCTGTTTTCAAAATCACTTATTCTTACCATTTTACCGCTTGTATGTAGTTTGGTTGCGGTAACTTGGCAGTTAGGTTTATTGACGGTTGTAGGCTTCGGGCTAGATCCAATGTCGATTCTTGTACCATTTTTAGTGTTTGCGATTGGGGTAAGTCATGGCGTACAAATGATTAATGCAGTAAGACGCCGTGTACTCGATGGTCAAAATACTAAAGCAGCTTCTGCATCTGCGTTTCGTAGTTTGCTGGTACCCGGTGGTGTTGCATTGTTATCTGATACGGTCGGGTTCTTAACTTTACTGGCAATCGATATTGGTATTATTCGAGAGCTGGCTATTTCTGCATCTCTTGGTGTCGCGGTTATTATTCTAACTAACCTGATTTTATTACCTTTGGTTATTTCGTATACAACGATTAAACCAACTAAAGAAGATCCAGTTAAGAAAGCCAAAATTGAGAATTTATGGCGTAGCCTTTCACGTTTTGCAACTCCAAAGTATGCGGTGATTGTATTAACCTGTACGGCGATTTTATATGGTTTTGGCTTCCAGCAAGCTAGCAATATGAAAATCGGTGATTTACAAGGTGGTGCACCAGCACTGCATTTAGACTCGCGTTACAATCAAGATACTTTTCACATCACAGATAATTATTCAATTACGACTGATTATATGACTGTAATTGTTGAAGCGACACCTGAAGCATGTACTTATCATGAAATTCTAAATGAAATTGATCAATTTGAGTGGATGGTTGGTAATACGCCTGGTGTCGAGTCTACAGCGAGTTTAGCGTCAGTCTCTAAGCGTGTTAACGCAGGTTTTAACGAAGGTAATCCTAAGTGGCAAGTACTTCCACGCACTACAGCAAGTTTAGTGCAAGCTGTGGGTCAAGTACCAACGACTTCAGGTTTACTTAATGGTAACTGTTCAGTCATGCCAGTGTTCTTATTTTTAAAAGACCATAAGGCTGAAACGATTGAGGTTGTAGTTGCTAAAGTGAAGCAAGTGGCTGAGCAATTAAACACCGATACATTGCAATTTAAACTTGCATCTGGCCCTGTTGGCGTAATGGCTGCTACCAATGAAGCGGTAAGTGAAGCGCAATTGCCAATGATGATTTATGTTTATGGCGCCGTGTTTGTATTGTGTCTTATTAGTTTCCGCTCAATCAAAGCGACAGTTGCTGTCATCGTGCCGTTATATGTGGTGTCGACCTTGGCTCAAGCGTTAATGACTTGGCTAGATATTGGACTTGCAGTTAGCACATTACCTGTTATTGCACTAGGTGTCGGTATTGGTGTCGATTATGGTATTTATATTTTATCGACGATGTCCGGCAAACTTACACAAGGTATGGCTGTTCAGCAAGCTTACTTTGAAGCATTAGTCGAACGAGGCAGTGCGGTGATATTTACTGGCCTCACTTTGGCTATTGGTGTGAGTACTTGGTTCTTCTCAGCACTTAAGTTCCAAATGGACATGGGTATTTTGTTAACTTTCATGTTTTTAGTAAATATGTTGGGTGCGATAATTATTTTACCTGCATTATCTGCAGTTTTCTGGCGCAAACCCAAGTAA
- a CDS encoding NAD-glutamate dehydrogenase has translation MAFKDAMPSVLLENVVNLIHKKIPNSQAKQVEQFANCIYAHMSKDDLNARNDSDLYGAVLSLWNALNKSAKTNSHIRVFNPSQSKHGWQSTHSIIEIIQPDMPFLVDSVTMALNRMGITAHMVLHTPLALVRDEELVKEVSFIKDAPEATENVAVFLIEIDRQSSEADIKAIGKELESVFADVVSSVDDWQQMSDKLSDSIKKLPKQPFPGTKAEMEEATNFLTYLNNHHFTLLGYRSYELKRVEGDVELVPDLESSLGLMTRSRNQQSDRGLLLSTFSASARKEALDESLLVLTKSSTKSRVHRPAYVDYVGIKRFDKAGNVIGEDRFLGLYASNLYNRSPREIPLLAGKVERVMEQSGLTPRSHDYKALMNILENLPRDELIQAKEDQLAHIARGVLQMQDRDKLKLFVRKDGFGRFLSCLVYVSKDRYNTKLRQDTQRILAQHFNSNEDVEFTTYFSESTLARTHYIIKVDNNNMDVDVAAIEKNLIEAARSWEDKLHSSLNNALGEQSGTGLTKRYLTAFSPSYKEDVLPSSAVVDIQHLEALNDEHKLGMLFYQPQETALNDNNVRLKLFHKDEPIHLSDVLPMLENFGLRVINERPYEVKTADGHTFWILDFLMTVQGAAIDNLADSQDRFQNALSQVWDKELEDDGFNRMILATSLTGREVSILRAYAKYMRQIDATFSQSYIEETFNRYPQIADLLVKMFIRKFNPKLKTRTLSKFLEQVDLRLEDVSSLDDDRIIRRYLDLINATLRTNFYQTLPTNENKPYISFKFLPEDIPEMPRPLPKFEIFVYSPRVEGVHLRGGKVARGGLRWSDRREDFRTEVLGLVKAQQVKNTVIVPVGAKGGFVCKQLPTDGGREAFFNEGQACYRLFIRGLLDISDNIIEGKVVPPKDVVRHDEDDAYLVVAADKGTATFSDIANEIAIEYDFWLGDAFASGGSNGYDHKKMGITAKGAWESVKRHFREEGIDCQTTDFTCLAVGDMAGDVFGNGMLLSRHTKLVAAFNHMHIFVDPNPDVEKSYVERERLFNLPRSSWEDYNTKLMSKGGVIFNRSAKSLKLTKEIKAMLETDLDTMTPNQLMQALLKMRVDLIWNGGIGTYVKATSESHAEVGDRANDAIRVNGNELNAKIIGEGGNLGATQLGRIEFAANGGRVNTDFVDNVGGVDCSDNEVNIKILLNTLVADGELTIKQRNRLLEEMTDEVGEIVLQDCNDQTRTISVTQAHGISQLKEHIRYIQYLEKDGKLDRALEFLPTDDELAERLANNRPLTRPELSVLVAYGKMVLKEQLVTAEITEDTFLSKLLTAYFPQQLQDKYADKMIAHPLRGEIIATSLANELVNDMGFNFVQRMQDETGATVAEAAICYTMAREVFGLADLTQAITELNGVVSADVQSEMLHQLRRNMRRACRWFIRHRSKGENIEQTVAFFKPVFEELKTNVDQYMIAAEVIAISSEIKSLTEQNVPKPLAQVVAKMSTLFSALDIAQIAQLEGKSVQLVAETYFRLGAKVELHWFLEQISNQPVSNHWQALARAAFREELDWQQRALSSTVLRACTDTCDADSIIQQWIDNNEKLLERWFHLLADFKVSQSHDFAKFSVALRELNLLILHCEGPR, from the coding sequence ATGGCCTTTAAAGATGCAATGCCTTCAGTACTACTAGAAAATGTAGTCAATTTAATTCATAAAAAAATCCCTAATTCTCAAGCTAAACAAGTTGAGCAATTTGCCAATTGTATATATGCCCACATGTCAAAAGACGACTTAAATGCTCGTAATGACAGCGACCTTTATGGTGCGGTATTAAGCCTTTGGAATGCGCTCAACAAATCTGCTAAAACCAACAGCCACATCCGTGTGTTTAACCCAAGTCAGTCGAAACATGGCTGGCAGTCTACCCATAGTATTATTGAAATTATTCAGCCAGATATGCCTTTCTTGGTTGATTCAGTGACTATGGCATTAAATCGCATGGGGATCACGGCGCACATGGTGCTACATACACCATTAGCATTAGTCCGTGATGAGGAATTGGTTAAAGAAGTTTCTTTTATTAAAGATGCACCAGAAGCAACTGAAAACGTTGCAGTGTTTTTAATTGAAATTGACCGTCAAAGCAGTGAAGCGGATATCAAAGCCATTGGCAAAGAGCTAGAGTCAGTATTTGCTGATGTTGTTTCATCAGTCGATGACTGGCAACAAATGTCGGATAAGTTATCTGACTCAATTAAGAAATTACCTAAGCAACCATTTCCTGGCACAAAAGCTGAAATGGAAGAAGCTACTAACTTCTTGACTTACCTGAATAATCATCACTTTACTCTGTTAGGTTATCGTTCTTACGAGCTTAAACGTGTCGAAGGGGATGTGGAACTGGTTCCTGATTTAGAGTCAAGCCTTGGTTTGATGACACGTTCACGCAATCAACAATCTGATCGCGGATTATTACTATCAACATTTTCAGCATCTGCCCGTAAAGAAGCACTGGATGAAAGCCTACTCGTATTGACTAAGAGTTCTACTAAGAGCCGTGTTCATCGCCCAGCTTACGTAGATTATGTTGGTATTAAACGCTTTGATAAAGCGGGAAATGTGATTGGTGAAGATCGTTTCTTAGGTTTGTATGCATCAAACTTGTATAACCGTAGCCCAAGAGAAATACCACTTCTGGCAGGAAAAGTTGAACGTGTTATGGAGCAGTCGGGTCTAACACCGCGCTCTCATGATTACAAAGCCTTGATGAACATTCTTGAAAATCTTCCGCGCGATGAGCTAATTCAAGCAAAAGAAGATCAGCTGGCGCATATCGCGCGTGGTGTACTGCAAATGCAAGATCGTGACAAACTTAAATTGTTTGTTCGAAAAGACGGCTTTGGCCGTTTCTTATCTTGCTTAGTGTATGTATCAAAAGATAGATACAACACTAAATTACGCCAAGATACTCAGCGCATTTTAGCTCAGCATTTTAACAGTAATGAAGATGTAGAGTTTACCACTTACTTCTCAGAATCAACTTTAGCGCGAACGCATTACATCATTAAAGTTGATAACAATAATATGGACGTCGATGTGGCTGCTATTGAGAAAAACCTAATTGAAGCGGCTCGCTCATGGGAAGATAAATTACACAGTTCACTTAACAATGCGTTAGGTGAGCAGTCAGGTACGGGTCTTACAAAACGCTATTTAACTGCATTTTCACCAAGCTATAAAGAAGATGTGCTACCCAGCTCTGCAGTTGTTGATATTCAACATCTTGAAGCATTAAATGATGAGCACAAATTAGGCATGCTTTTCTATCAGCCGCAAGAGACAGCGCTGAATGATAATAATGTACGCTTAAAGCTATTTCATAAAGATGAACCTATCCATCTTTCTGATGTATTACCAATGCTTGAAAACTTTGGTTTACGCGTTATTAACGAACGACCTTACGAAGTTAAAACGGCTGATGGTCATACATTCTGGATCTTAGATTTCTTAATGACAGTGCAAGGCGCTGCTATTGATAACTTGGCCGATAGTCAAGATAGATTCCAAAATGCTTTATCTCAAGTTTGGGATAAAGAGCTTGAAGATGATGGTTTTAACAGAATGATTTTAGCGACCAGTTTAACCGGTCGTGAAGTTTCTATTCTACGTGCTTACGCTAAATACATGCGCCAAATTGATGCAACGTTTAGCCAATCTTATATTGAAGAAACCTTTAACCGTTATCCGCAAATAGCAGACTTGTTGGTTAAAATGTTTATTCGTAAGTTCAACCCTAAGCTTAAAACACGTACATTAAGTAAGTTTTTAGAGCAGGTGGATTTACGTCTTGAAGATGTATCTAGTCTTGATGATGACCGCATTATCCGTCGTTACCTAGATTTAATTAACGCAACACTGCGTACTAACTTCTATCAGACATTACCTACAAACGAGAACAAGCCTTACATTTCGTTTAAGTTTTTACCTGAAGATATTCCGGAAATGCCGCGTCCATTGCCGAAATTCGAAATCTTCGTTTACTCTCCAAGAGTTGAAGGTGTGCATTTACGTGGTGGTAAAGTTGCCCGTGGTGGTTTGCGTTGGTCTGATAGACGTGAAGATTTCCGTACTGAAGTACTGGGTCTTGTTAAAGCACAGCAAGTTAAAAACACCGTCATTGTGCCAGTAGGTGCAAAAGGTGGTTTTGTTTGTAAGCAACTGCCAACAGATGGTGGCCGAGAAGCATTCTTCAATGAAGGGCAAGCTTGTTACCGTTTATTTATTCGCGGTTTACTCGACATTAGTGACAACATTATCGAAGGTAAAGTGGTACCTCCTAAAGATGTGGTTCGTCACGATGAAGACGATGCCTACCTAGTGGTAGCAGCTGATAAAGGCACAGCTACATTCTCAGATATCGCCAACGAAATAGCCATCGAGTATGACTTCTGGTTAGGTGATGCGTTTGCATCGGGTGGTAGTAATGGTTATGACCATAAAAAAATGGGCATTACCGCAAAAGGTGCATGGGAGTCAGTTAAACGCCATTTCCGTGAAGAAGGTATTGATTGCCAAACCACAGACTTTACTTGTTTAGCGGTTGGCGACATGGCGGGCGACGTATTTGGTAACGGTATGTTGTTATCACGTCATACTAAGCTCGTCGCTGCATTCAACCATATGCACATTTTTGTAGACCCAAATCCTGACGTTGAAAAGAGTTATGTAGAACGTGAGCGTTTATTTAACTTACCGCGTTCGAGCTGGGAAGATTACAACACTAAATTGATGTCTAAAGGCGGGGTGATTTTCAATCGCTCTGCTAAGTCACTTAAGTTGACTAAAGAAATCAAAGCGATGCTTGAAACTGATTTAGACACCATGACACCAAATCAACTGATGCAAGCATTGCTTAAAATGCGCGTTGATTTAATTTGGAATGGCGGTATTGGTACTTACGTAAAAGCGACTTCAGAGAGCCATGCAGAAGTTGGCGATCGAGCTAACGATGCTATTCGTGTTAATGGTAACGAGTTAAACGCTAAAATTATTGGTGAAGGTGGTAACTTAGGTGCTACCCAATTAGGTCGTATTGAATTTGCAGCTAATGGCGGCCGTGTTAATACCGACTTTGTTGATAACGTTGGCGGGGTAGATTGCTCTGATAACGAAGTTAACATCAAAATTTTGTTGAACACTTTAGTGGCTGATGGCGAGTTAACCATTAAACAACGTAACCGTCTACTTGAAGAAATGACTGACGAAGTGGGTGAAATTGTACTGCAAGATTGTAATGATCAAACGCGTACTATCTCGGTGACGCAAGCACATGGTATTTCTCAACTTAAAGAGCATATCCGTTATATTCAGTATCTTGAAAAAGATGGCAAGTTAGACAGAGCATTAGAATTCTTGCCGACAGATGATGAATTAGCAGAGCGTTTAGCTAACAACCGACCGCTAACCAGACCTGAACTATCTGTGCTAGTCGCCTATGGTAAAATGGTGTTAAAAGAGCAATTAGTTACTGCTGAAATTACTGAAGACACTTTCTTAAGTAAATTGCTAACGGCATATTTCCCGCAGCAATTACAAGATAAATACGCAGACAAAATGATTGCTCATCCGCTACGTGGTGAAATTATCGCTACTTCATTAGCCAATGAATTGGTTAATGATATGGGCTTTAATTTTGTTCAACGTATGCAAGATGAGACAGGTGCCACAGTCGCCGAAGCTGCAATTTGCTACACTATGGCCCGCGAAGTTTTTGGCTTAGCTGATTTAACTCAAGCCATTACTGAATTGAATGGTGTGGTATCTGCTGATGTACAAAGCGAAATGCTGCATCAATTGCGTCGTAATATGCGCCGAGCGTGTCGCTGGTTCATTCGCCACCGTAGTAAAGGTGAGAATATTGAGCAAACAGTGGCGTTCTTCAAACCAGTATTTGAAGAGCTTAAGACCAATGTTGATCAATATATGATTGCTGCTGAAGTGATTGCAATTTCAAGTGAAATAAAATCACTAACTGAGCAAAATGTACCGAAGCCATTAGCACAAGTTGTTGCTAAGATGAGTACTTTATTTTCAGCGTTAGATATTGCTCAAATTGCTCAACTTGAAGGAAAATCAGTGCAATTAGTTGCTGAAACTTACTTCAGATTAGGTGCAAAAGTTGAATTACATTGGTTCTTAGAACAAATTAGTAATCAACCAGTATCGAACCATTGGCAAGCACTTGCTCGTGCAGCGTTCAGAGAAGAGTTAGATTGGCAGCAGCGAGCGTTAAGCTCAACAGTGCTTCGTGCTTGTACTGATACCTGTGATGCCGATTCGATTATTCAGCAATGGATAGACAATAATGAGAAATTATTGGAGCGTTGGTTCCACTTGTTAGCAGACTTTAAAGTCTCTCAAAGTCATGACTTTGCGAAATTCTCAGTGGCGTTGCGAGAACTTAATTTATTGATCCTTCATTGCGAAGGCCCAAGATAA
- a CDS encoding GNAT family N-acetyltransferase, which translates to MNIIIKPISADQDTAVANIIKAVGKEFGAVGEGFGPSDAEVEQMSQHYFPEQKSIYLVAFVDGEIVGGAGIAPFNNARDTCELRKLFLLPQSRGLGLGNRLTQECLDFATKAGFKQCYLDTLTSMSVAIRLYEKVGFEHLSQPLDGTIHGGCDVWMLKQL; encoded by the coding sequence ATGAATATAATCATAAAACCTATAAGTGCAGATCAAGATACTGCCGTTGCGAACATCATAAAGGCAGTTGGTAAAGAGTTTGGTGCCGTAGGCGAGGGCTTTGGTCCCTCAGATGCGGAAGTTGAACAAATGAGTCAGCATTATTTTCCTGAGCAGAAAAGTATTTACCTTGTTGCTTTTGTAGATGGTGAAATTGTAGGAGGTGCAGGTATTGCTCCATTTAATAATGCTAGAGATACCTGTGAATTGCGTAAACTGTTTTTACTTCCACAAAGCCGAGGATTGGGCTTAGGTAATCGATTAACTCAAGAATGCTTGGATTTTGCAACTAAAGCAGGCTTCAAGCAATGTTATTTAGATACATTAACCAGCATGTCTGTAGCGATAAGATTATATGAAAAAGTGGGCTTTGAGCATCTAAGTCAACCATTAGATGGCACTATTCATGGCGGTTGTGATGTGTGGATGCTTAAACAACTTTAG
- a CDS encoding cell division protein ZapC: MLLMPNKDWQWEYNESYKQLSISLGSEMEFLTPYKTKTLIPDALITSEFSVEHAKFYIQLLESLPKIINMSDAAVVQTALNATAAHFLLKPQMPKSWFFEISQECVYCEVGKLFNLNANGTRVLVMVVENSLQAALVMVLSKECPLSENKTLQQFETIKVMHNRLNPLRKAQLVVAA, translated from the coding sequence ATGTTATTAATGCCAAATAAGGACTGGCAGTGGGAATATAATGAAAGCTATAAGCAATTAAGTATTTCATTAGGTTCCGAGATGGAGTTCTTAACCCCATACAAAACTAAAACCCTCATTCCTGATGCGTTAATAACATCAGAATTTAGTGTCGAGCACGCCAAATTCTATATACAGTTACTTGAAAGTCTTCCTAAAATTATTAACATGTCTGATGCTGCAGTTGTTCAAACAGCATTAAATGCAACAGCTGCGCACTTTTTATTAAAACCTCAAATGCCAAAATCTTGGTTTTTTGAAATTAGCCAAGAATGTGTTTATTGCGAAGTGGGTAAGTTATTTAACCTTAATGCCAATGGTACTCGCGTATTGGTTATGGTGGTGGAAAATAGCTTACAAGCTGCGTTAGTGATGGTGTTATCAAAAGAGTGCCCACTATCTGAAAATAAAACCCTTCAGCAGTTTGAAACAATAAAAGTGATGCACAATAGACTTAATCCGCTCAGAAAAGCACAACTTGTTGTAGCTGCATAA
- a CDS encoding Gfo/Idh/MocA family protein: protein MKTLNWGIIGAGRIAHQFASDMAVVSNCNFYAVAARDKKRAVEFAEQYDAKVAYGDYESLYNDDKIDVVYIATPHNFHFEQAKAAMLAGKSVLCEKPITVSVEESHLLFEIAEQQQVYLIEGMWTYFLPAIIQAKKWLKAGRIGTLLQVKADFGYPLVYAPDSREYSTDLAGGCVFDMGIYPIALAHLFTEQSPESIYVSSHLAPNGVEDEANFIFNYSEMTAVLGTSFRSKLQNSAYIIGDKGYITIPDFWRASECHLYELDDHKDSFADCRSTIGFSYEIEAIANDILVGKLVSDIVTPEMSRLFQQHIAWVKTYI from the coding sequence ATGAAAACACTTAATTGGGGCATCATCGGAGCAGGGCGGATTGCTCATCAATTTGCTAGCGATATGGCTGTGGTCAGTAATTGCAATTTTTATGCAGTGGCTGCACGTGATAAAAAACGAGCTGTAGAGTTTGCTGAGCAATACGATGCGAAGGTTGCCTATGGCGACTATGAGAGTTTGTACAATGATGACAAAATTGATGTGGTATATATTGCTACACCACATAACTTTCACTTTGAGCAAGCTAAAGCGGCAATGCTTGCCGGTAAGTCCGTGTTGTGTGAAAAGCCAATTACAGTATCAGTTGAAGAGTCACATTTGCTGTTTGAAATAGCAGAGCAACAGCAGGTCTATCTTATAGAAGGCATGTGGACATACTTTTTACCAGCTATTATCCAAGCAAAAAAATGGCTTAAAGCTGGTCGAATTGGCACTCTTTTGCAAGTTAAAGCTGATTTTGGTTACCCTCTAGTTTATGCACCGGATTCTCGAGAATATTCAACTGATCTTGCCGGAGGATGTGTTTTTGATATGGGAATATATCCAATCGCTTTAGCACATTTATTTACTGAACAATCCCCCGAATCTATTTATGTAAGTTCACATCTTGCTCCCAATGGCGTAGAAGACGAAGCCAATTTTATATTCAATTACTCTGAAATGACGGCAGTTTTAGGGACTTCCTTTAGAAGTAAACTACAAAACTCGGCTTATATAATTGGCGACAAAGGCTATATCACTATCCCTGATTTTTGGCGTGCCAGTGAATGTCATCTTTATGAACTCGATGACCATAAGGATTCATTTGCTGATTGCCGAAGTACCATTGGGTTTAGTTATGAAATTGAGGCCATTGCTAATGATATTCTGGTTGGAAAATTAGTTTCTGACATTGTGACACCAGAAATGTCTAGACTGTTCCAACAACATATTGCCTGGGTTAAAACGTACATTTAG
- the pyrD gene encoding quinone-dependent dihydroorotate dehydrogenase — protein sequence MFFYKVAQKVMFQMDPEVAHNIAIGSLKNTGNNPLNLFYSQNVSAAPVTCMGITFNNPVGLAAGLDKDGESIDAFHAMGFGHIEVGTVTPRPQPGNEQPRLFRLKPAKAIINRMGFNNKGVDNLVRNLMAKKTDIIVGVNIGKNKDTPVDEGKNDYLICMEKVYQHADYIAVNISSPNTPGLRTMQYGELLDDLLSSLKAKQAELAEKYNKYVPVALKIAPDLTTEEIEKIAESLLKSKFDGAIATNTTLSRDAVVGLDNANEMGGLSGKPLTDLSTKVIKQLAEYLNGEIPIIGVGGINSAEDALAKFDAGSQLVQIYTGFIYQGPGLINDIVKAYKAK from the coding sequence ATGTTTTTTTACAAAGTTGCACAAAAAGTAATGTTTCAAATGGATCCAGAAGTAGCGCATAACATCGCTATTGGAAGTTTAAAAAACACTGGAAACAACCCTTTAAACCTATTTTACAGTCAAAATGTTAGTGCGGCGCCAGTAACTTGCATGGGAATTACGTTTAATAACCCTGTAGGCCTTGCTGCTGGGTTAGATAAAGATGGTGAGTCAATTGACGCGTTTCATGCTATGGGCTTCGGACACATTGAAGTAGGAACTGTAACACCACGCCCACAACCAGGTAATGAACAACCGCGTTTATTTAGATTAAAACCTGCAAAAGCAATTATCAATCGCATGGGTTTTAATAACAAAGGTGTTGATAATTTAGTCAGAAATTTAATGGCAAAGAAAACCGATATTATTGTTGGTGTTAATATTGGTAAAAATAAAGATACACCTGTCGATGAAGGCAAGAATGATTATTTAATCTGTATGGAAAAAGTATATCAACATGCAGATTATATTGCGGTTAATATTTCATCTCCGAATACTCCTGGTCTTCGTACAATGCAATACGGTGAGCTTTTAGATGATTTATTAAGCTCGTTAAAAGCTAAACAAGCCGAGTTAGCTGAAAAGTATAATAAGTATGTTCCAGTAGCGCTTAAAATTGCTCCAGATTTAACGACTGAAGAGATTGAAAAAATTGCTGAGTCATTATTAAAGAGTAAATTCGATGGCGCTATCGCAACCAATACAACTTTAAGTCGTGATGCCGTAGTTGGTTTAGATAATGCCAATGAGATGGGCGGGTTGAGTGGTAAGCCATTAACGGATCTTTCTACTAAAGTGATCAAACAATTAGCTGAATATTTAAACGGTGAGATCCCAATTATTGGTGTTGGTGGAATTAATAGTGCAGAAGATGCATTGGCTAAATTTGATGCAGGTTCTCAATTAGTTCAGATATATACTGGCTTTATTTATCAAGGCCCAGGCTTAATTAACGATATTGTTAAAGCTTATAAAGCAAAATAA